CCTCGGGAATGAACTGCCCCAATGGGTACGTCGATGCGGCCACTCTTCTCCGCGAACGTCCCCCAAACCAAGGCAAGATACTGTTTCTGCGCATCATGGTTGCCCAGCTGTCGCTTGAAGCAGCTCCACCCGGCTTGAGAACGGGCGAGAACCATCACGCCGCTGGTGTCCTTGTCGAGCCGATGTACGACTCCTGGCAACTCGACACCCTCTCCCTCATACAGCGTGACTCCACTTGCCAAGGCCACTTCGGTCAGCGTCCCGGCCACCTTCCCCGGCGCAGTGAAGACAGGCAATCCGGCCGGCTTGTTCACCGCAATGATATCGTCATCGACATACAGAACCGGCACCACAACCGACCCCAGCCTCAACTCATGCATGAAAACCCCACTGGTTGGGAAAGAGAAGTGCAAGACCACACAGTATTGCTCCCGTGGTCACGAGGCAGTCGGCCACGTTAAACACGGACCAGCCACGTACCCACAGAAAGTCGGTTACCTGCCCGGTCATGACGCGATCGATGAAATTGCCTGCAAATCCGGCGAAAATGAGAAGGAGACCATGAGCCAGTCCTCGGTCTCCGCGATGCAATGCGGCGATGGCCGCAACGCAGACGCCAATGCCAAGCACTGCATTCAGGGGCACGACCCACGCCTGCCCTCCAAAGAGTCCGAACGCGACCCCCTTGTTCATCGTCAGGACGAACCCCACCGGACCTGCCGTAAAGCTATGCTGGAAAAGAAACCGCCGTGCCAGCCATTTGGTGCCCTGATCTGCCAGGATCATCAGGGCAACAAGAACCGACCAGCGGAAAGGAGCACTCAGCCTGTTCATCGTGTTCCTTCAACCATCGCAGTGCCTTCCAGACCGATTTCCACGGTCTTGCTCCTCGAAGCGTGTCCATTGAGGATACGGACCGCAGAGCGAGCTACGCCAAAGTGATGACTGAGAATCTGCAGGAGCTCCTCATTTGCCTTGCCCTCTGCAGGCCTGGCGTGCACATGGACGCGCCAGGGGTCCCCTGGTTCCACGTCCGATCTGCTGCTGCCTGGAACTACGCGAACGTTGATCCGTATCATTTCTCCTCTTCAACGCAACTGGGCCGTCCATCCCAACAACCGGGGACAGGCGGCCCAGCACGTCTGCGCGTCTGTCGCCCTTACTTCTGAGTCAGTAGGTGACAAGCCACTGTATGCCCCGGAACAGCCTCAATGACCAGAGGCTCCTGCTCTTTGCAGATGGGCATCGCATAGGGACACCGCGTGCGGAAGTGGCAGCCGGACGGAGGGTTCACCGGTGACGGGACGTCACCTTGGAGAATGATGCGTTCGCGCTTCACTTCGGGGTCAGGCACCGGCACTGCCGAGAGAAGCGCCTGCGTATATGGGTGAAGCGGGTGGTCGAACAGTTCGTCGTTGTCGGCGGTCTCTACGATCTTGCCAAGATACATGACTGCCACACGGTCAGACATGTGGCGCACAACAGCAAGGTCGTGAGCAATGAAGAGGTACGTGAGGCTCAGCCTCTGCTGCAGCTCCTGGAGCAAGTTGATGATCTGCGACTGAATTGACACATCCAAGGCCGAGATCGGCTCATCCAGAACCAGCAGTTCTGGATTGATGATAAGCGCGCGGGCAACCCCAATACGCTGACGCTGACCACCGGAGAACTCATGAGGATAGCGCTTCTCGTATTCGGGGCGCAAGCCCACAGTCTCCATCATAGTGGCGACAGCTTGTTTTCGCTCCTTGCGGGTGCCGATGCCATGCACATCCAGAGGTTCCTGAATGATGTCGCCCACAGGCATGCGTGGGTTGAGTGAACCATACGGGTCCTGGAACATGATCTGCATGTTCCGACGAAGGGGCCGCATCTGGTTCGGAGTAAGGTGGGTGATGTCCTTCCCTTTGTAGATGATCTTCCCGCCGGTGGGCTGCAACAGCTTCAACATGGTGCGTCCGGCGGTCGTCTTGCCCGATCCGGATTCTCCGACCAAGCTCAGGGTCTCGCCCTGATCGATGAAGAAACTCACCTCGTCCACTGCCTTGACTGAAGCGACGGTCTTAGCGAAGACTCCTCCCTTGATGGGGAACCACTTCTTGAGTTGCTGGACTTCTACGAGTCTGGTTGCCATGGTCATTTCTCCTCTCTGCCTACGACTCGATGGGATGGAAGCAGCGCACGAGATGACCGGGAGTAAGCTCAAGAATCTCCGGCTCTTCCTCTCTGCACTTCTCCGTGGCGAATGGGCAGCGCGGGTTGAAACGGCAACCCTTGGGCATATGGTATGGGGAGGGCACCATGCCCTCGATGGCGGGCAACGGTTCGTTGGTCTTCTTCTCCGTGAATTTCGGTATGGACTGCAGCAGGCCGTACGTGTACGGATGACGCGGAGACTTGAAGATCTCTCTAGCAGACGCGCTCTCGACAATCTTGCCGGCATAGGCAATGGAGATGGTCTCTGCCATTTCCGCGACGACTGCAAGGTTGTGGGTGATGATAAGAATGGCCATACCCAGCTTCTTCTGAAGTCCGCGCATCAGGTCCAGAATCTGTGCCTGGATCGTGACATCAAGTGCCGTCGTGGCTTCGTCAGAGATCAGCAGGTCAGGGTTCGAGGACAGTGCCATGGCGATCATGACCCTCTGACGCATGCCGCCGCTCATCTCATGAGGGTACTGGCTGAAGCGCCGTTCGGGCTCGGGAATGCCGACCAGATGAAGCATCTCGATGGTACGCTTCTTCGCCTCGGCGTCATCGATCTTCTGATGCAGGGTAATAGCTTCACTGATCTGATTACCAATCGTGTAGACGGGATTGAGCGACGTCATGGGTTCCTGGAAGATCATGGAGATCTTGTCACCGCGTATCATGCGCATCTCTTCTTCATTCTTCTTGAGAAGATCTTCCCCATGGAAGAAGATCTCGCCTCCGATAATCTTGCCGGGAGGATTAGGAATGAGGCGCAAGATCGACAGAGCTGTAACGGATTTTCCGCAACCAGACTCGCCCACCAGGCCTACAACCTCTCCCCGGTGGATGGTCAGGTCAATACCATCCACGGCCGGAACAACACCATCCTCCGTGTAGAAGAACGTGCGTAGATTCTTGATGTCGACAAGTATTTCTCGGTTGTCCACGGAACCCCCCTACAGTTTCAGTTTCGGATCGATGGCATCGCGAAGTCCATCTCCGAAGAAGTTGAATCCAAGAACAGTCATGAAGATAGCCAGACCGGGGTAGATGATCAGTCGGGGCGAATTCCAGATGAATTGCTGAGCGTTCTGCAGCATGTTTCCCCAACTCGCAAAGGGCGCCTGAACACCAAATCCCAGGAAGCTGATGGAGGCTTCATAGATGATGGCCCCGCCGATTCCGATTGTCGTGGATACGATGAGGACTGCCAGTGTATTGGGAAACAGGTGCCGCCACATGATCCTGTTGGCGCTGGCGCCAATCGCATGGGCCGCCTCAATGTACTCCTGCTCCTTGAGCGAGAGAACGAGACCGCGCACGAGCCGTGCATCTACCATCCAGCCAAAGACGACGATGACCAGGATGATTTGCCCGATGCCCTTCCCCATGACACTCGCCAGTGCAATGAGCAGCGGGAACGTCGGGATCGACAGCATCGCGTCGGTGAACCTCATAAGGACGTCGTCCGCCCATCCACCATAGTAGCCCGCAACAAGCCCAACAAGGGCTCCGACGAGTGCCGCGGTGAGCGCAGAAACGAAGCCGATGAACAGCGAGATGCGCCCTCCGAAAAACATGCGAGCCAGCACATCGCGGCCATAGTCATCAGTGCCCAGCGGATGGGCACGCGATGGCACGTTGAACATGCCTTCGAGACCCTCGATCTGCTCGTTGGGATCAGCACGCCACACCAGCGGCCCCACGAACACGAACAACAGCATCACGATCAGCATGAATGCGCCGACCATGGCCAGCTTGTGGCGTGTCAGGCGGTGGAGTACCATGCCAACGTACGTGTAGTCGTCAGACGACTTGCTCTGTCCTTTCTTCTTTGCTTCTATAGCCTTCTCAGTCATAGTCGCACCCTCCCAGCTAGCTGTACTTGATGCGTGGATCTACCCACGCATACACGATATCTGCCACCAGGTTGAAGACGATGACAAGGATGCTGATGAGCATAAGGCCAATCATGGCCGTAGGATAGTCGCTCTTGATTTCTGCTGCAATGATGAGCCTTCCCATCCCTGGGATATTGAAGATGGTCTCGGTGATGGCGGCTCCACCGACAATGCCCGGAAGTGACAGGGCAACCAGTGTCACAATGGGGATCATGGCGTTGCGCAGCGCATGCTTGTTGATCACTGAATGCTCAGGCGCACCCTTGGCACGGGCGGTCCTGATGTAGTCCTGACGGATGACCTCGAGCATGGAGGACCGCATATAGCGCGCCCAGCCACCCACCGAAGAGAACGCCAGAACAAAGACGGGCATCAAGAGATACTGCGCCCGGTCCCCAAGCTTTGCCCAGAATGGAGCCTCTTCCAGTCCCGGCGTGATGATCCCGCCCGCAGGCAGCAGGGGCATCCCGTTCGGTCGTTTCAGGACGACGCTGAACAGCATCATCATCAGCAGTCCAAACCAGAACGTCGGCATGGACATGCCCAGGAAGCTGATGACTGTGACGATGTAGTCCGTCATGGAGTACTGCTTGACAGCAGACATGATGCCGATTGGAAGAGCAATGGCAAGAGACACCAGGAATGTGATCCCCATGACCCGCACGGTCACGGGTAACGCTCTGGCGATGATGTCACGTGCCAGGGAGCCAGGGTACAGGAGAGAGGGGCCCCAGTCCCCGCGGACGACGCCGCTGAACCACTTGAAGAACCTCAGGTACCACGGAAGGTCGAACCCCCAGGCTTTGATGAGACGCTGGATGTCGGACTTCTTGATTCGCGGGTTCTCGATCAGAGCCGCGAATGGGTTTGGCACGAGGGAAAAGATGCCAA
This Coprothermobacter sp. DNA region includes the following protein-coding sequences:
- a CDS encoding RNA pseudouridine synthase, producing the protein MHELRLGSVVVPVLYVDDDIIAVNKPAGLPVFTAPGKVAGTLTEVALASGVTLYEGEGVELPGVVHRLDKDTSGVMVLARSQAGWSCFKRQLGNHDAQKQYLALVWGTFAEKSGRIDVPIGAVHSRGLLLRQADSSGRPSTTDFEVIQHFGNQASLLRIRIETGRTHQIRVHCSYIGHPVLGDYTYGYRAQRNVVIERQMLHAFALSFVAPRSGVEVRVMAALPQDFISVLGVLAR
- a CDS encoding peptide ABC transporter substrate-binding protein, which translates into the protein MATRLVEVQQLKKWFPIKGGVFAKTVASVKAVDEVSFFIDQGETLSLVGESGSGKTTAGRTMLKLLQPTGGKIIYKGKDITHLTPNQMRPLRRNMQIMFQDPYGSLNPRMPVGDIIQEPLDVHGIGTRKERKQAVATMMETVGLRPEYEKRYPHEFSGGQRQRIGVARALIINPELLVLDEPISALDVSIQSQIINLLQELQQRLSLTYLFIAHDLAVVRHMSDRVAVMYLGKIVETADNDELFDHPLHPYTQALLSAVPVPDPEVKRERIILQGDVPSPVNPPSGCHFRTRCPYAMPICKEQEPLVIEAVPGHTVACHLLTQK
- a CDS encoding peptide ABC transporter ATP-binding protein; the encoded protein is MDNREILVDIKNLRTFFYTEDGVVPAVDGIDLTIHRGEVVGLVGESGCGKSVTALSILRLIPNPPGKIIGGEIFFHGEDLLKKNEEEMRMIRGDKISMIFQEPMTSLNPVYTIGNQISEAITLHQKIDDAEAKKRTIEMLHLVGIPEPERRFSQYPHEMSGGMRQRVMIAMALSSNPDLLISDEATTALDVTIQAQILDLMRGLQKKLGMAILIITHNLAVVAEMAETISIAYAGKIVESASAREIFKSPRHPYTYGLLQSIPKFTEKKTNEPLPAIEGMVPSPYHMPKGCRFNPRCPFATEKCREEEPEILELTPGHLVRCFHPIES
- a CDS encoding peptide ABC transporter permease, which produces MTEKAIEAKKKGQSKSSDDYTYVGMVLHRLTRHKLAMVGAFMLIVMLLFVFVGPLVWRADPNEQIEGLEGMFNVPSRAHPLGTDDYGRDVLARMFFGGRISLFIGFVSALTAALVGALVGLVAGYYGGWADDVLMRFTDAMLSIPTFPLLIALASVMGKGIGQIILVIVVFGWMVDARLVRGLVLSLKEQEYIEAAHAIGASANRIMWRHLFPNTLAVLIVSTTIGIGGAIIYEASISFLGFGVQAPFASWGNMLQNAQQFIWNSPRLIIYPGLAIFMTVLGFNFFGDGLRDAIDPKLKL
- a CDS encoding diguanylate cyclase, with the protein product MRDYIIRRVLGMIPLILIVMIVSFGIFSLVPNPFAALIENPRIKKSDIQRLIKAWGFDLPWYLRFFKWFSGVVRGDWGPSLLYPGSLARDIIARALPVTVRVMGITFLVSLAIALPIGIMSAVKQYSMTDYIVTVISFLGMSMPTFWFGLLMMMLFSVVLKRPNGMPLLPAGGIITPGLEEAPFWAKLGDRAQYLLMPVFVLAFSSVGGWARYMRSSMLEVIRQDYIRTARAKGAPEHSVINKHALRNAMIPIVTLVALSLPGIVGGAAITETIFNIPGMGRLIIAAEIKSDYPTAMIGLMLISILVIVFNLVADIVYAWVDPRIKYS